The Nocardioides sp. S5 genome includes a window with the following:
- a CDS encoding CbtB-domain containing protein, whose protein sequence is MAHAISSPTSSTVTPADLAIPLRELAPWLVLGTLFAMSVLVLISSVQGAITIPEGTAIHEWVHDGRHLLGFPCH, encoded by the coding sequence ATGGCGCATGCCATCTCCAGCCCCACCTCGTCCACCGTCACTCCGGCCGACCTCGCCATCCCGCTGCGGGAGCTCGCTCCGTGGCTGGTCCTCGGCACGCTCTTCGCGATGTCGGTCCTCGTGCTGATCAGCTCGGTCCAGGGCGCGATCACCATCCCCGAGGGCACCGCGATCCACGAGTGGGTCCACGACGGCCGTCACCTGCTCGGCTTCCCCTGCCACTGA
- a CDS encoding cobyrinate a,c-diamide synthase yields MVALPRLIVAAPASGHGKTTVATGLMAALARAGHTVSGHKVGPDYIDPGYHALATGRPGRNLDPHLVGEDRLVPLLLHGAAGADLAVIEGVMGLYDGQIGGDGFASTAHVAAVTRTPVVLVVDISSASRTIAATIHGLRTWAQPPVDVVGVILNKAGSARHADEVVRSIGDQLPVLGILQRDDGIEAPSRHLGLVPAAERADASAALDRLAAQIAERVDLEAVVRLARAAPGLEGAPWDPAEALGLVTGLRPSSTSGSLPLVEEAALAPVTKPATNGRARIAVAGGRAFTFRYAETVELLEAAGAEVVELDPLTDTRLPEGTTGLYLGGGFPEMHAAELGANERLRRELRTAIARGLPTVAECAGLLYLCESVRGPDGPALPMVGAIDATAEMAPRLTLSYRTATSPTDNLLGRAGEVVTGHEFHRTHLTRATTGDPAWLMPDPAGVATATLHASYLHTHWAGHPQLAARFVEAAREHRGPDLRHHGDKDTGPGLVDLAVNVFDGPRPTWLDRALADSLADADAYPDATDAEAAVARRHGRDAADVLATAGAAEAFTLLARLRPWRHPVVVHPQFTEPEVALRTAGHTVGQVVLRHEDGFRLDPDDVPDDADLVVIGNPTNPTGVRHPAAVIPGLAEPGRLVVVDEAFLDDDVETLADERHPGVVVLRSLTKIWSIPGIRAGYVLAEPDVVRALRDLQTPWSVSAPAIAALVATSSEQAREEAKARAHELERRRRHLEDGLRELGIETVPSTAPYVLARTGAGSREALRDRGFAVRRADTFPGLDDEWVRISARREAVTDDLLGALRSTHPVLRKPVGIRRSGATVTSLSHTER; encoded by the coding sequence GCCCCGACTACATCGACCCCGGCTACCACGCGCTGGCCACCGGCCGCCCCGGCCGCAACCTCGACCCGCACCTCGTCGGGGAGGACCGCCTCGTGCCGCTGCTGCTGCACGGCGCCGCCGGCGCGGACCTGGCCGTCATCGAGGGCGTGATGGGCCTGTACGACGGGCAGATCGGTGGTGACGGGTTCGCCTCGACCGCGCACGTCGCCGCCGTGACGCGTACGCCCGTGGTGCTGGTCGTCGACATCTCGTCCGCCTCGCGCACCATCGCCGCCACCATCCACGGCCTCCGCACCTGGGCCCAGCCTCCGGTCGACGTGGTCGGGGTGATCCTCAACAAGGCGGGGTCCGCGCGGCACGCCGACGAGGTCGTCCGGTCGATCGGCGACCAGCTGCCGGTGCTCGGGATCCTCCAGCGCGACGACGGGATCGAGGCTCCGTCGCGGCACCTCGGGCTGGTGCCGGCGGCCGAGCGGGCAGATGCCTCGGCGGCGCTCGACCGGCTGGCGGCGCAGATCGCGGAGCGGGTGGACCTGGAGGCGGTCGTACGCCTGGCGCGCGCGGCGCCGGGGTTGGAGGGGGCTCCTTGGGATCCGGCGGAGGCCCTGGGTCTCGTGACAGGACTTCGTCCTTCCTCGACCAGCGGAAGCCTTCCGCTGGTTGAGGAGGCCGCCCTGGCGCCCGTCACGAAACCAGCGACCAACGGCCGGGCGAGGATCGCGGTCGCGGGCGGGCGGGCCTTCACCTTCCGCTACGCGGAGACGGTGGAGCTGCTGGAGGCCGCAGGCGCCGAGGTCGTCGAGCTCGACCCCCTCACCGACACCCGGCTGCCCGAGGGCACGACCGGGCTCTACCTCGGCGGCGGCTTTCCGGAGATGCACGCCGCCGAGCTGGGGGCCAACGAGCGCCTGCGGCGCGAGCTGCGTACGGCGATCGCGCGCGGGCTGCCGACGGTGGCGGAGTGCGCCGGGCTGCTCTACCTCTGCGAATCGGTGCGCGGCCCGGACGGGCCGGCGCTCCCGATGGTCGGCGCGATCGACGCGACCGCCGAGATGGCGCCGCGGCTCACGCTCTCCTACCGCACCGCCACCTCCCCCACCGACAACCTGCTGGGCCGCGCCGGCGAGGTCGTCACCGGGCACGAGTTCCACCGCACGCACCTGACGCGGGCGACGACCGGCGACCCAGCCTGGCTGATGCCCGACCCCGCCGGCGTCGCGACCGCCACCCTCCACGCGTCCTACCTCCACACCCACTGGGCCGGCCACCCGCAGCTCGCCGCGCGGTTCGTCGAGGCCGCGCGCGAGCACCGGGGGCCCGACCTGCGCCACCACGGTGACAAGGACACCGGTCCCGGGCTCGTCGACCTCGCCGTCAACGTCTTCGACGGCCCGCGCCCCACCTGGCTCGACCGCGCGCTCGCCGACAGCCTCGCCGACGCCGACGCCTACCCCGACGCGACCGACGCCGAGGCCGCGGTCGCCCGGCGCCACGGGCGCGACGCAGCCGACGTCCTCGCCACCGCCGGCGCCGCCGAGGCCTTCACCCTGCTCGCGCGCCTGCGGCCGTGGCGGCACCCGGTCGTCGTGCACCCGCAGTTCACCGAGCCCGAGGTCGCCCTGCGCACGGCGGGCCACACCGTCGGCCAGGTCGTCCTGCGGCACGAGGACGGCTTCCGCCTCGACCCCGACGACGTGCCCGACGACGCCGACCTGGTGGTCATCGGCAACCCGACCAACCCCACCGGCGTACGCCACCCCGCGGCCGTCATCCCCGGCCTCGCCGAGCCGGGCCGGTTGGTCGTCGTCGACGAGGCGTTCCTCGACGACGACGTCGAGACGCTGGCCGACGAGCGGCACCCCGGGGTCGTGGTCCTCCGCAGCCTCACCAAGATCTGGTCGATCCCCGGCATCCGCGCCGGCTACGTCCTCGCCGAGCCCGACGTCGTACGCGCCCTGCGGGACCTCCAGACGCCCTGGTCGGTCTCCGCGCCGGCCATCGCTGCACTCGTCGCGACCAGCAGCGAGCAGGCCCGCGAGGAGGCGAAGGCGAGAGCGCACGAGCTCGAGCGACGCCGCCGGCACCTCGAGGACGGACTGCGCGAGCTCGGCATCGAGACCGTCCCCAGCACCGCGCCGTACGTCCTCGCCCGGACCGGCGCCGGGAGCCGGGAAGCCCTACGGGACAGGGGTTTCGCGGTCCGCAGGGCCGACACGTTCCCCGGTCTCGACGACGAATGGGTCCGGATCAGCGCCCGCCGCGAGGCCGTCACCGACGACCTCCTGGGTGCGCTACGCTCCACGCACCCAGTCCTGAGGAAGCCGGTGGGAATCCGGCGCAGTGGCGCTACTGTGACATCGCTCAGCCACACCGAGCGGTGA
- a CDS encoding CbtA family protein — protein sequence MTTRTFLVHGLLAGLLAGVAAFVVAYTVGEPQVDRAIALESAGATADHHEDGATASHSHSHDHGDDAAVSRTTQSTLGLATGTLAIGVVLGGLTGLLSAVGLGRLGGLRPAASTALVALLGAVSFSVVPFLKYPATPPAVGSGETIDSRTALWFGFVAVSVLGVLAAVAVARWAARRWSGVPGTIAGATAYVVVVAVAALAFPKVDELGGFPASVLWDFRISSLLTLLAMWAVIGAVLTALVDRTWRQHEAVAAQRAFAAAL from the coding sequence ATGACCACCCGCACCTTCCTGGTGCACGGTCTCCTCGCCGGTCTCCTCGCCGGTGTCGCCGCGTTCGTCGTGGCGTACACCGTCGGGGAGCCGCAAGTCGACCGTGCCATCGCGCTCGAGTCCGCAGGCGCCACTGCGGACCACCACGAGGACGGGGCCACCGCCTCGCACTCCCACTCCCACGATCACGGCGACGACGCCGCGGTCTCCCGCACCACCCAGTCGACGCTCGGCCTCGCCACCGGCACCCTCGCCATCGGCGTCGTGCTCGGCGGCCTGACCGGTCTGCTGTCCGCGGTCGGCCTCGGTCGGCTAGGCGGCCTCCGGCCCGCCGCGAGCACTGCTCTCGTGGCGCTGCTCGGGGCGGTTTCGTTCAGCGTGGTGCCGTTCCTGAAGTACCCCGCCACGCCACCCGCCGTCGGCTCCGGTGAGACCATCGACAGCCGCACCGCGCTGTGGTTCGGCTTCGTCGCGGTATCGGTGCTCGGCGTGCTGGCCGCCGTCGCGGTCGCCCGCTGGGCGGCCCGCCGGTGGAGCGGGGTGCCGGGCACGATCGCCGGAGCCACGGCGTACGTCGTCGTGGTCGCCGTCGCCGCGCTCGCCTTCCCCAAGGTCGACGAGCTCGGAGGCTTCCCGGCGAGCGTCCTGTGGGACTTCCGGATCTCCTCGCTGCTGACCCTGCTGGCGATGTGGGCGGTGATCGGTGCCGTCCTCACGGCGCTGGTCGACCGCACCTGGCGCCAGCATGAAGCGGTCGCGGCGCAGCGCGCCTTCGCCGCTGCGCTCTGA
- a CDS encoding cobalamin biosynthesis protein translates to MSRALGLVVGHLADRRFGDPRRGHPVAIFGGVAAALERRTYADSRARGLLHLALLAGTAAGGGLGPELRTRNHPVTHTLVTAATTWTVLGGTSLAREARAVHDLLAADDLPGARQRLTHLVGRDTSTLDEAEVSRAVVESVAENTSDAVVAPLVWGALLGVPGLLGYRATNTLDAMVGHRGERYGRFGWASARLDDLLNLPGARLSGLLAAALAPTVGGRPSAALQAWRRDARRHPSPNAGVVEAAFAGALGVRLGGRNHYAHGTEDRVVLGDGPPPDRADIERAVRLADAVGTGAVVVAALVAWRSARS, encoded by the coding sequence GTGAGCCGAGCACTCGGTCTCGTGGTCGGCCACCTCGCCGACAGGCGTTTCGGTGACCCGCGCCGCGGGCACCCCGTGGCGATCTTCGGCGGCGTCGCTGCCGCCCTCGAGAGGCGCACGTACGCCGACTCGCGGGCGCGCGGCCTGCTCCACCTGGCCCTCCTGGCCGGGACCGCCGCGGGGGGCGGTCTCGGCCCGGAGCTACGGACGAGGAACCACCCCGTCACCCACACGCTCGTCACCGCGGCTACGACGTGGACGGTGCTCGGCGGCACCTCGCTCGCCCGCGAGGCACGCGCCGTCCACGACCTCCTCGCCGCCGACGACCTGCCCGGCGCGCGACAGCGGCTCACCCACCTCGTCGGTCGCGACACCTCGACCCTCGACGAGGCGGAGGTCAGCCGCGCCGTCGTCGAGTCCGTCGCGGAGAACACCTCCGATGCCGTGGTCGCACCGCTCGTGTGGGGCGCGCTCCTCGGCGTCCCGGGCCTGCTGGGCTACCGCGCGACCAACACCCTCGACGCGATGGTCGGCCACCGGGGCGAGCGCTACGGCCGGTTCGGCTGGGCGTCCGCCCGCCTCGACGACCTGCTCAACCTGCCCGGCGCCCGGCTCAGCGGCCTGCTCGCCGCGGCCCTGGCTCCCACGGTCGGCGGCCGTCCGTCAGCCGCACTGCAGGCTTGGCGTCGCGATGCCCGTCGCCACCCCAGCCCCAACGCGGGCGTCGTCGAGGCCGCCTTCGCCGGCGCGCTCGGCGTACGCCTGGGAGGTCGCAACCACTACGCCCACGGCACGGAGGACCGGGTGGTCCTGGGCGACGGCCCGCCGCCGGACCGCGCCGACATCGAGAGAGCCGTACGCCTCGCCGACGCGGTCGGCACCGGCGCCGTCGTCGTGGCCGCGCTCGTCGCGTGGCGGTCGGCCCGCTCGTAG